ACGAACCTGCCCGGCCGCGCAAACCGGAATGTGCCGCTCGACGTGGCCATCGACGTGCGTGCCGCCTGGCCCTGTGCCTGTGACGCACTGCCGCCGGCCGCCTTGACCTGGTGCTGGACGAACTCGCCATCGGCAGAACGCACCTGTGCCACGAACGCCTTCAATTGCGCCGTGCCGCTCGCCTGCGCGGACGGTACGGCGGCCAAGGCAATCAATGCGCCTGTCGCCACGACCCGCGTAGCGCGAAAAAGCGATCCCATCATCAAAGCGTTTCCTGTGTTGATTTCATGCGCTCAGTCATCGCCGCCGCGCGCCGGCACCCGTATTTCGCGATTGCCGTTGGATGCCATCGCCGAGACCAGCCCCGACTGCTCCATCTGTTCAAGCAGCCGTGCAGCGCGGTTGTAACCGATACGCAAGTGACGCTGCACCAGCGAGATCGACGCGCGGCGCTGCTTAAGCACGACTTCGACAGCCTGGTCGTACAACGGATCGGACTCGCCATCCGCATTGCCGGTTCCCGCGCCGCCTGCTTCGTCGCCTTCGCCAGCCAGGCCCCCTTCCAGAATGCCGTCGATGTAGTTCGGCTCACCTTGCTCCTTGAGCTTCTCGACGACACGATGAACCTCATCGTCGGACACGAACGCGCCATGGACGCGGACCGGCAGGCCGGTGCCCGGCGGCAGGTACAACATGTCGCCTTGGCCGAGCAGCGACTCGGCGCCCATCTGGTCGAGGATCGTGCGGGAATCGATCTTGGACGATACTTGAAACGCAATGCGCGTGGGCACATTCGCCTTGATCAACCCAGTGATCACATCGACCGATGGCCGCTGCGTCGCGAGCACGAGATGGATACCGGCCGCCCGCGCCTTCTGTGCGATACGCGCGATCAGCTCCTCCACCTTCTTGCCGACGACCATCATCAAGTCGGCCAACTCGTCGATGATCACCACGATGAACGGCAGCTTCTCGAGCGGCTCCGGTGCATCGGGCGTCAGGCTGAACGGATTCGGAATCTTCTCGTCGCGCTTGGCTGCGTCGTCGATCTTACTGTTGTAGCCGGCCAGATTGCGCACACCAAGCTTGCTCATCAACTTGTAGCGCCGTTCCATTTCACCGACTGCCCAGTTCAGCGCGTGACCAGCCTGCCGCATGTCGGTGACGACTGGGCACAGCAGGTGCGGGATACCTTCATAGACCGACAACTCAAGCATCTTCGGGTCGATCATGATGAGGCGGACCTGCTCCGCGCTGGCTTTGTACAGCAGCGACAGGATCATCGCGTTGATGCCGACCGATTTACCCGAGCCAGTCGTGCCGGCCACCAGCAGGTGCGGCATCTTGGCCAGGTCCGCACATATCGGATTGCCACCGATGTCCTTGCCCAGTCCCATCGTAAGCAGTGACGGTGCATTCGCATAGACCTCGGAGCCCAGAATTTCCGTCAGCCGCACGGTCTGGCGGCGCTGATTGGGCAATTCCAGGCCCATGTAGTTCTTGCCGGGAATTGTCTCGACCACGCGGATCGACACGAGCGACAGCGAGCGCGCGAGGTCCTTCGCGAGGTTAACCACTTGGCTGCCTTTGACCCCGGTCGCCGGCTCGATTTCGTAGCGGGTGACCACCGGGCCGGGATAGGCGGCCACCACGCTGACCTCGACGCCGAAGTCCTTCAGCTTCTTTTCGATCAGTCGTGACGTAAACTCGAGTGTGTCGGCCGATACGGTTTCCCGCGTGGCCGGCGGCGCGTCGAGCAGTGTAAGCGGCGGCAACGTGCTGTCGCCCGGCAGGTCCTGGAACAGCGGCACCTGCTTTTCCTTTTCGATGCGCTCGGACTTGGTCGGCGTCACCACGGCCGGCACGATCGTCACCGGCTCGTGCTCCTCGAGCCGCACCCGACTGCGCTCGACCTTGCCCTCGCGCTTGACCGCTGCTTGCTGGCCAGCCTTGCGGTCGCGCTTCTCGTCGCGCCGCAACTGCGCGATCATCACCGCGTTGATGATCGCATCGCCGACGCGCTCGGCCACCGACAGCCACGAAAAGCGGAAAAACAACGACAGGCCGATCGCCAGCGCGAGCAGCAACGCCAGCGTGCCGCCGGTGAATCCGAGCGCGTGCTGCACGCCGTGGGCCACCGCGTCGCCGACAATGCCGCCGGGCGCCCGGGGCAACTGAGCCTTGAGCGACCACATCCGCAATGCCTCCAGGCCGTCGCTGGCCACGAGCACGAGCGCGAACGACAGCATCTCGGCCAACCAGCCGCCTTCGCGCGGCGCAGTCGGCTCGTCCAGCGCGTCGTGACGCGTGATGCGCCGGTAATTGTCGGCGATACGCCGCCCCAGCAGCACGATCCACCAATAGGCGGACAAACCGAACAGTAGCAACAGGATGTCGGATGTCCACGCACCGACACGGCCGCCCCAGTTCGCGATCTGATCGACCTGCACAGCATGCGTCCAGCTCGGGTCGCGCCGGCTGTAGCTGACCAGCGCCATTAGCAGGAACAGGCCGAGCGCGACCTGCAGCAGCCAGCGGATCTCGCTTAGCAAACGCGACAGACGATGCGGTAAAGCTTGTGCCCCGGGAGAATACGTGGATTTCGCCATTGAATCGACAAGAGAGCGGCATGCGGCCGCCGGAGTTCGAGCGCCTTCATTGTAAACGGTCGGACCGGCGCGCCACGCAACAAGTTGTAAGACCGGTGTTGCAAGCGCGCACCAGCGTGCCGAGTGAGGTGCCCAAACGCCGCCGAACGTCGGGGCATCGCGCCGATGTTCGGCGGCAGCGTAGCACGCCGTTGGGTGGTGAAGCATCACGCCGATGGATGGCGGGGCATCGAGCCGAATGGGCGGCAGCGCTATCACGTCGATGGTCGCGGGGCATCGAGCCGAATGGGCGGCGGCGCTATCACGTCGATGGGTCGCGGGGCATCACGCCGATGGGCGTCGGCCTATCACACCGATGCAAAAGCGCAATCCGGCCAATGCCGGCCAGCCCCTTTATAATGGTGAACTTGACATCACCTACGCATTGCCGCGCGGTGCGGCTGTGCGCACCGCCGTCCTACAAGGATCGACCGCCATGTCCGAACGCAAGCACGCGAAAGTCCTGATTCTCGGCTCCGGCCCGGCCGGCTACAGCGCCGCCGTCTACGCGGCGCGCGCCAATCTGTCGCCGATGCTGATCACCGGCCTCGCACAAGGCGGGCAGCTGATGACGACCACTGACGTCGAGAACTGGCCCGGCGACCCGAACGGCGTACAGGGTCCAGAATTGATGCAGCGGCTGCTCGACCACGCGCAGCGCTTCAACACCGAAATCGTGTTCGATCACATCCATACCGCGAAGCTCAACGAGCGGCCGCTGCGGCTGATCGGCGACTCCGGCGAGTACACGTGCGATGCACTGATCATCGCAACTGGCGCGTCGGCCCAATACCTGGGCCTGCCGTCGGAGCAACAGTTCATGGGCAAGGGCGTGTCCGCATGCGCGACCTGCGATGGTTTCTTCTACCGAAATCAGGACGTCGCGGTGATCGGCGGCGGCAACACCGCCGTCGAGGAAGCGCTGTACCTGTCAGGCATCGCGAAGAAAGTCACGGTAATCCACCGTCGCGACAAGTTCCGCGCCGAGCCGATCCTAATCGATCGACTGCTCGCGAAGGAGCAGGAAGGCATTGTCCAGATCAAGTGGAACCACGTGCTCGATGAAGTCCTCGGCGACGATTCGGGCGTGACCGGCCTGCGCATTAAGCATACGAAGACTGGCGAGACCACCGACCTGTCGGTGCACGGCCTGTTCGTGGCGATCGGCCACAAGCCGAATACCGACATCTTTGAAGGCCAATTGGAAATGCGCAACGGCTACATCGTCACGAACGCCGGCCTGAACGGCAATGCGACCGCCACGTCGATCGCCGGCGTGTTCGCCGCGGGCGACGTGCAGGACCACATCTATCGGCAGGCGATCACCAGCGCGGGCACCGGATGCATGGCCGCGCTGGACGCACAGCGTTATCTGGAAAGCATCCATGAGACGGCCGCGCCACACGTGATGAGCCACGAAGTGGACCGCTGAGCGTCGCGCGATACCATCGCAGCGATAGCATCGAGTCGAGGGCGACCATGCCGAAGGACAAAGCCCATCCGAATGACCGCGTGCGGGTGCGGCCAACACCTGCTGCCCCGTCCACCATCGTAGGAGCCGAGCCTGACGCGGCGATATCCGCGCCGATCCCTGCCAGCCCTGCCGCCGGCATGCGCCTATCCAGTCTGGCGTCGCTCGGCGCGCTGCGCGACAGGCTCAAAAGCGACGCCACAGCCCGCGAGCAGGCGCATCGCCACGCCGAGCGCGAGCAGCGCGCCGCGCACGCGGCCGCCACCGAATTTCGCCGCGAGATTGGCGACATCACGCCGCTCAAGCCCTCCGGCCGCGCGCCGCTGCCCCGCATGCAGCCGCCCCCCGTGCCGCTGCAAACGCAGCGCGACGAGCAGGCCGTGCTCGATGAGGCACTGTCCGACGAATTCGATCCGGAAACGCTGCTCGACGTCGATGAATCGCTGTCTTATTGCCGGCCGGGTGTGGCGGCCGACGTCGTGCGCAAGCTGCGCAGCGGCGCGTGGGTCGTGCAGGCGCAAATCGACCTGCACGGACTGCGCCGCGATGAGGCACGCGAAGCCCTGGCGGATTTCCTACGCGCGTCGCTCAAGCGGGGGCTGCGCTGCGTGCGCGTGATCCACGGCAAGGGCTTGGGCTCGATCGGCAAGGAACCGGTGCTCAAGGGCAAAGTACGCAGTTGGCTAGCACAAAAGGCCGAAGTGATTGCCTTCTGCCAGACTCGGGCGCACGACGGCGGAGCCGGTGCCGTACTTGTGCTGCTGCAGCCGGAGCCGCGTGACTGAGGCAGGCTGCGTCGCATGCACATCGCCGCCTTCGCCGGTGTTGGCCTTGCTGCCGATGCGGTTCATCGCGATCGCCAGCGTCGCATGCAGCGCGAGCGATGTGAATCAGACGGCTGCCTCGTTCTCTTCGCCGGTGCGTATCCGAATCACCCGTTCGATGTCAGCAACGAAGATTTTTCCATCGCCGATCTTGCCGGTACGCGCGGCGCCGATGATCGCGTCGAGCGTCTGGTCGACCTGATCGTTAGCGACCACGACGTCGATCTTGATCTTCGGCAGGAAGTCGACCACGTACTCTGCACCGCGATAGAGTTCGGTATGCCCCTTTTGCCGGCCAAAGCCCTTGACCTCGGTCACGGTCAATCCGGTCAGGCCCACCTCCGCGAGCGCCTCGCGCACTTCGTCGAGCTTGAAGGGCTTGATGATTGCAGTGATACGCTTCATGGTGTGCCTCGCCTGTTCGATTGAAATGGAATGAAGCTATTCTAACCAGCGCGCGCGGAGCGCGAGCGCGTGCGCGACCCCACCGGCCAGGGCACCGCGCCGCACACCGTTGCGGTGCAGCGCCGTTGCCGCGCATGCTCAAGAGGCCTCGCTAAAATGTGATGTGATCGGATAGCGCCAATCCCGGCCGAATGCGCGATGCGTAACACGGATCCCGATCGGCGCCTGACGCCGCTTGTATTCGTTGATCTTAATCAGCCGCGCAACCCGCTGGACATCGTCGCGAGCATAGCCGGCCGCGACGATCTCAGCCAACGACCGGTCTTCCTCCATGTACATCCGCATGATCGCATCCAGCACTTCGTACGGCGGCAAGCTGTCCTGGTCGGTCTGGTTCTCGCGCAGCTCGGCCGACGGCGCCCGGGTTAGGATCCGTTCCGGGATGATGTCGCGCATGGCAAACGTGGGCGCCGCGTTCCGATAGCGGCACAGCCGATACACCCATGTCTTCGCGATATCCTTGATGACCGCAAAGCCCCCCGCCATGTCCCCGTACAACGTGCAATAGCCCACGGCCATCTCACTCTTGTTGCCGGTGGTCAGGACGATCGAGCCGAATTTGTTCGACAGCGCCATGAGCAGCGTACCGCGAATGCGGGCCTGAATGTTTTCTTCGGTGGCATCTTCGGACAAGCCGGCAAACTCCGCGGCCAGCGATGCGCGGAACGCGTCGAACATCGGACCAATCGCAATTTCATCGTAGCGCACGCCGACACGCCGCGCCATCTCCGCTGCATCGGACGTGGACATCTGCGCGGTATAGCGGGACGGCATCATGACCGCACGCACGCGCTCGGCACCCAATGCGTCGCACGCAACAGCCAGTACCAGCGCGGAATCCACGCCGCCGGACAACCCAATGATCGCGCCCGGAAATCCATTCTTGTTCACGTAATCGCGCACGCCGAGCATCAGCGCGGCATAGACCTGCGCCTCGACGCATTCGCGCGGCGCGATCTCGCCACGCTGCGCCTGTGCGCCGTCGAACTCGACAATTGCCGTCTGCTCGACAAATTGCGGCAGGCGTGCCACTAGCTCGCCCTGCGCGTCGAGCACGAACGAGCCCCCGTCGAACACAAGCTCGTCCTGTGCACCGACCAGGTTCAAGTAGACGGCCGACATGCCGGTCTCGCGAATGCGCTCGCGCAGGATATCGACGCGCACATCCTCTTTGTTCATGTGATACGGCGAGCCATTCGGTACGAGCAGCACCTGGGCGCCCGCCGCCTTCGCCAACAACGCGGCCGATGGATGCCACACGTCCTCGCAGATGACGACGCCGAATTTCACGCCCCCCAGCTCGAACACGAACGGTTGCGGATTCGATGCGAAATACCGCTTTTCGTCGAACACCTCGGTATTGGGTAGTTCTTGCTTGAGGTATGTCCCCGCAATCTGGCCATCGACCAACAGCGACGCCGCGTTGAACGTGTCCACCGGCGATACGCCGCGCTCGATCGGCCTGTTTGGATTAACATCGCCTGTCAGCGCGCTGCGAAACGGATGGCCGACCAACACGCGTAGTCCGGCAAAGCGCGCGAGCTGAGCGGCCAACTCGCTGAGCGCCGCATGGCTTGCCGTGTAAAACGCCGGCCGCAGCAGCAGGTCTTCGGGTGGATAGCCGGACAACGCCAGTTCTGGTGTGATCATCAGCGACGCGCCGGCATCGTGGGCGGTTTGTGCGGCGGCGACGATTTTCGCAATATTGCCGGCAAAGTCGCCGACGGTCACATTGATCTGGGCAAGAGCGATTTTCATGGAAGAACGATGAACGAGTTGGCTTCACAGCGCATGAATGATTATCGCACGCGGATTTTGAACTCCCCGGCCGAGGTCGACGCTTCGCAATGGAACACGCTACTCGCGCAGCAAGCGCGGCCCACGCCGTTCTTGCGGCACGAATTCCTCAACGCGTTGCAGGCCACGCGGTGCGCGATTGTGGAAACCGGCTGGTCCGCGCAGTTCATCACACTGTGGCGGGATGCCCACGACGCAAACGGACGCGCGCGCGAAGTGCTCGCGGCGGCGGCACCGCTCTATATGAAGCAACACAGCTACGGCGAGTACGTGTTCGACTGGGCGTGGGCCGATGCATACCAGCGTCATGGATTACGCTACTACCCGAAGCTGCTATGCGCAGTACCCTTTACGCCGGTGCAGGGCACGCGGCTAATGGCGGAGGGTGACGAATCACGCCGCCGCTTGGCCGCCACGCTTGTCTCGGTGGCTAAACACGCCAACGTGTCATCGTTGCACGTACTTTATCCGGAGCCCGGAGACGCCGAACTACTCGTAGAGGCGGGGATGCTGCTGCGCGAAGGCATGCAGTTCCATTGGCTGAACCGCGGGTATCGTCATTTCGAGGACTTTTTATCCACGCTCGAACACAAGAAACGCAAGAACATCCGCGCCGAACGACGCAAAGTGCGTAACGCCGGTGTCACGCTACGCCGCGTGCCAGGCGAAGCCATCACCGCAAAGGAATGGGCGTTTTTCTCGCGCTGCTACCGTCAGACTTATCGCGAACATCATTCGAGCCCCTACCTGAACCTGGATTTTTTCCGAATGATCGGCGCAACCATGCCGGAAAACCTGTTGCTCGTGATCGCCGAGCGCGCCGGTGCGCCGATTGCCAGTTCGCTGCTTGTCTACGAACGCAACGCATTACCATTGCGGGGACAAGGCAAAGGTGTGTTGTATGGACGTTACTGGGGGGCGCTTGAACATGTCCCATGTCTGCACTTCGAGACCGCGTACTATCAGCCGCTAGAGTTTTGCATCGAGGCGGGCGTCGCCGCATTCGAGGGCGGCGCGCAAGGGGAGCACAAAATGGCTCGTGGCTTCCTGCCCACTCTAACCCACTCGACGCATTGGCTCGCCCACCCGGCTTTCGCGGATGCGGTCGCACGCTTTCTCGACAGCGAGGCCGGCGGCATCCACCGTTATATGGACGAGTTGCGCGAACACGATCCTTTTCGGTGCAGTGCTCAAGCGGCATGCTGACATGGCCTGGCACCTATACTTGATTGAATGCGCGAACGGCAGCATTTACACCGGCATTGCCGTTAATGTACAGGCCCGCTACGCCAAGCATGTCGACGGCACTGGCGCACGTTACACGCGTGCGCACAAACCAGTGCGACTACTAGCCACGTTCATAATGGCCGACCGCTCAACGGCGTGTCGGACCGAATACCGGGTGAAGCGATTACCTGCACACGAGAAACGCGCGCTTGCGCAAGGGCTGCGCGCGCTGCCCGACACGTCATCTGACTCACACGCCTGCCCTCAAAGAAAGAGGACGCACCATACAGCGCAAAATCGACAATAAGATCACCGAGCATCTCTCCAAGGCGAGCCTGGATGCGGCGAAACTGGTGGCCCAAGGCGCAGCCCTCCTCGAGCCAGAGGATAAGGACAATCCGTCTTTGCAGATGCCAGGAGCGTATCGGCAACGCTGAGCGTGCCGTCGATCCTCCTCACTGATCAACCTATTTTTAACGCAGACATCCGCGCCGGGTTCGCCGTTTCGAGTTGAATGGGGCCCGGTGCGTTGGCCGGACAAATTAAGCGCCCTGCGCTACATCCGACAGCGATTGTTTGCGCAAATAAGACAGTGAATTCACAATATTGATCTTTATCCGCATCGGTCTGTGGCGTAACGTCTGTGCTGGAGAATGCACGGAACAATTGCCATGACTGCCTTTGCAAAACGCGCGGATCCTTGGCGGCAAACCGTCCGCTGTCTCGGCACACGGGTGCGCAAAACTGCCGCAGATTGCCATGTTGCTGCCCCTTTTCCGTCAAAGACGGCTCGCCGTGCTCGTTTGACTCAGCGCAGCAAAGAGACCACTGTGGTATCACTAGACCGGCAACATGCCGACATGGCCGCGGGCAAACCGACCATTCGCATTCTTGACCGGCCTAGCAGCGTGACCGCGATTGTGTACTGGTCCGATGCGGCAACCTGTCATTATGGTTATCAGGGTTGGCGGCTGGCGGGAGCGGAAAAGGACGGCCAATGCGCGCTGAGCGGCCAGCCGGTACGGCGCGGTGATCTCGTGTACCGACCGGCGCAACGCGAGCCGAGCCCCCGCAACGTCGACGCAATGATCCTGGCTAGCGCGATGCCGGAAACGGTCGAAGCCGAGGCTGCCTAAGCAGATCAGATCGGTCCCGCCGGACGGCGCGGTCGCAGAAGCCCTACGCGAACGCGTTACGCCCGCCCAAAATCCGCCGAGTCGGTCCGACCGCGGCGGGTTGTCGTCGCCAGGCGAGCCGGCCAGCGCACGCCGGTACGGCGCGTCGTTTATGGCTTATTGAAGTTCGCGACGCCGTTGGTAATCTCCTTGTGCGCGGCCTCGATACCTTCCCAGCCTTCGACCTTGACCCACTTGCCCTTCTCGAGCGCCTTGTACTGCTCAAAGAAATGCTTGATCTGGTCCTTCAGATAAGCCGGCACGTCGTCGGCCGATTTCAGGTGCGCAGTCATCGGGCAGATCTTGTCAGCCGGCACCGCAATCAGCTTCGCATCCTGGCCGGATTCGTCCGTCATGTTCAGCATGCCCAACGCGCGGCAGCGCACGACTGAACCCGCCAGCAGTGGGAATGGTGTGATCACCAACACATCGACCGGATCGCCATCGCCGGCAAGCGTTTGCGGGATGAACCCGTAGTTGGCCGGATAGCGCATGCCGGTGCCGATGAAACGATCTACGACGAGCAGGCCCAGCTCCTTGTCCGCCTCGTACTTGACCGGGTCGCTTTGCGCCGGAATTTCAATGATGACGTTGAAATCGTGCGGCAGGTCCTTGCCTGGCGGGACGTGATCGAAGCTCATGTCGAATTTCCTGGTAACGATAGAACAAACGGTGGAAGCGAAAACCCGATTATATCAACCGACCTGCTGCGATCGCGTAAGGAGCTCACGCTAGTGGGCGCGGCGGCACAGGACAGCCGTCGCCGGCGCCACGCATACTGCCATCGCCAACCAAGCATACTGCCATCGCTAGCGAGTCAACATGGCGGGCGTGCCAGCAACTGAATGCGGCTGCCGTCAACAGGCGAATACGGACGTCCCTGGCAACCCGTGCATACGATCCGCCAACGGCCGAATCCGACCGTCGTCGCGGCGCCAGCTAGACGACATTCATCGCCATGGCGCTGGCGCGGTAGTGCTCAGCGGCCTGCTGCGCGTTGCCCAACTGCTCATGCAGGCGTGCGAGCGTCCGGTGCGCTCGGATTTTCAGCGGTTCGTTGTCCGCGGCGAGCTTGAGCGCCTGCTCGAGGAATGCTTGTGCCTTGCCCCACAGCTTTTGCTGCAGGCACAAACGTCCCAGCGTAAAGGACAGGTCGGGATCCTCTTGGCGCTCCTTCTGCCAGGCTTCTGCACGCTGGATCAACGGCAACGGATCGTCGTCCGCGCAGTCGGCGTAGCGGCGCAGCAGCCTAGGATCCCAGTGATGCGCGAGCGCCTCCTCGACGATCCTGCGCGCATCGGCCGGGCGGTTCAGCTCGATCAGCAATTCTGCGGCCAAATCCGCGATGCGGGGCGACTGGCGCTCGGCGGCACTCAGCGATTGCCATAGTTGCAGCAGCGCATCGGGGTTGTGACGCTGATCGCGCAGCAGATGCTCAGCGGCGAGTTGCTTCAGGTGCACCGACACCGCCGGGTGGATCGCCTCGCGCTTTTCCAGGGTTTTCACCAGTTTGAGCACTTCCGCCCAGTTCTTCAGCTGCTGCTGCGCAC
This region of Mycetohabitans endofungorum genomic DNA includes:
- a CDS encoding DNA translocase FtsK yields the protein MAKSTYSPGAQALPHRLSRLLSEIRWLLQVALGLFLLMALVSYSRRDPSWTHAVQVDQIANWGGRVGAWTSDILLLLFGLSAYWWIVLLGRRIADNYRRITRHDALDEPTAPREGGWLAEMLSFALVLVASDGLEALRMWSLKAQLPRAPGGIVGDAVAHGVQHALGFTGGTLALLLALAIGLSLFFRFSWLSVAERVGDAIINAVMIAQLRRDEKRDRKAGQQAAVKREGKVERSRVRLEEHEPVTIVPAVVTPTKSERIEKEKQVPLFQDLPGDSTLPPLTLLDAPPATRETVSADTLEFTSRLIEKKLKDFGVEVSVVAAYPGPVVTRYEIEPATGVKGSQVVNLAKDLARSLSLVSIRVVETIPGKNYMGLELPNQRRQTVRLTEILGSEVYANAPSLLTMGLGKDIGGNPICADLAKMPHLLVAGTTGSGKSVGINAMILSLLYKASAEQVRLIMIDPKMLELSVYEGIPHLLCPVVTDMRQAGHALNWAVGEMERRYKLMSKLGVRNLAGYNSKIDDAAKRDEKIPNPFSLTPDAPEPLEKLPFIVVIIDELADLMMVVGKKVEELIARIAQKARAAGIHLVLATQRPSVDVITGLIKANVPTRIAFQVSSKIDSRTILDQMGAESLLGQGDMLYLPPGTGLPVRVHGAFVSDDEVHRVVEKLKEQGEPNYIDGILEGGLAGEGDEAGGAGTGNADGESDPLYDQAVEVVLKQRRASISLVQRHLRIGYNRAARLLEQMEQSGLVSAMASNGNREIRVPARGGDD
- the trxB gene encoding thioredoxin-disulfide reductase is translated as MSERKHAKVLILGSGPAGYSAAVYAARANLSPMLITGLAQGGQLMTTTDVENWPGDPNGVQGPELMQRLLDHAQRFNTEIVFDHIHTAKLNERPLRLIGDSGEYTCDALIIATGASAQYLGLPSEQQFMGKGVSACATCDGFFYRNQDVAVIGGGNTAVEEALYLSGIAKKVTVIHRRDKFRAEPILIDRLLAKEQEGIVQIKWNHVLDEVLGDDSGVTGLRIKHTKTGETTDLSVHGLFVAIGHKPNTDIFEGQLEMRNGYIVTNAGLNGNATATSIAGVFAAGDVQDHIYRQAITSAGTGCMAALDAQRYLESIHETAAPHVMSHEVDR
- a CDS encoding Smr/MutS family protein gives rise to the protein MPKDKAHPNDRVRVRPTPAAPSTIVGAEPDAAISAPIPASPAAGMRLSSLASLGALRDRLKSDATAREQAHRHAEREQRAAHAAATEFRREIGDITPLKPSGRAPLPRMQPPPVPLQTQRDEQAVLDEALSDEFDPETLLDVDESLSYCRPGVAADVVRKLRSGAWVVQAQIDLHGLRRDEAREALADFLRASLKRGLRCVRVIHGKGLGSIGKEPVLKGKVRSWLAQKAEVIAFCQTRAHDGGAGAVLVLLQPEPRD
- the glnK gene encoding P-II family nitrogen regulator, with protein sequence MKRITAIIKPFKLDEVREALAEVGLTGLTVTEVKGFGRQKGHTELYRGAEYVVDFLPKIKIDVVVANDQVDQTLDAIIGAARTGKIGDGKIFVADIERVIRIRTGEENEAAV
- a CDS encoding NAD+ synthase, which translates into the protein MKIALAQINVTVGDFAGNIAKIVAAAQTAHDAGASLMITPELALSGYPPEDLLLRPAFYTASHAALSELAAQLARFAGLRVLVGHPFRSALTGDVNPNRPIERGVSPVDTFNAASLLVDGQIAGTYLKQELPNTEVFDEKRYFASNPQPFVFELGGVKFGVVICEDVWHPSAALLAKAAGAQVLLVPNGSPYHMNKEDVRVDILRERIRETGMSAVYLNLVGAQDELVFDGGSFVLDAQGELVARLPQFVEQTAIVEFDGAQAQRGEIAPRECVEAQVYAALMLGVRDYVNKNGFPGAIIGLSGGVDSALVLAVACDALGAERVRAVMMPSRYTAQMSTSDAAEMARRVGVRYDEIAIGPMFDAFRASLAAEFAGLSEDATEENIQARIRGTLLMALSNKFGSIVLTTGNKSEMAVGYCTLYGDMAGGFAVIKDIAKTWVYRLCRYRNAAPTFAMRDIIPERILTRAPSAELRENQTDQDSLPPYEVLDAIMRMYMEEDRSLAEIVAAGYARDDVQRVARLIKINEYKRRQAPIGIRVTHRAFGRDWRYPITSHFSEAS
- a CDS encoding GNAT family N-acetyltransferase, translating into MNELASQRMNDYRTRILNSPAEVDASQWNTLLAQQARPTPFLRHEFLNALQATRCAIVETGWSAQFITLWRDAHDANGRAREVLAAAAPLYMKQHSYGEYVFDWAWADAYQRHGLRYYPKLLCAVPFTPVQGTRLMAEGDESRRRLAATLVSVAKHANVSSLHVLYPEPGDAELLVEAGMLLREGMQFHWLNRGYRHFEDFLSTLEHKKRKNIRAERRKVRNAGVTLRRVPGEAITAKEWAFFSRCYRQTYREHHSSPYLNLDFFRMIGATMPENLLLVIAERAGAPIASSLLVYERNALPLRGQGKGVLYGRYWGALEHVPCLHFETAYYQPLEFCIEAGVAAFEGGAQGEHKMARGFLPTLTHSTHWLAHPAFADAVARFLDSEAGGIHRYMDELREHDPFRCSAQAAC
- a CDS encoding GIY-YIG nuclease family protein, encoding MAWHLYLIECANGSIYTGIAVNVQARYAKHVDGTGARYTRAHKPVRLLATFIMADRSTACRTEYRVKRLPAHEKRALAQGLRALPDTSSDSHACPQRKRTHHTAQNRQ
- a CDS encoding DUF3331 domain-containing protein; translation: MVSLDRQHADMAAGKPTIRILDRPSSVTAIVYWSDAATCHYGYQGWRLAGAEKDGQCALSGQPVRRGDLVYRPAQREPSPRNVDAMILASAMPETVEAEAA
- the ppa gene encoding inorganic diphosphatase yields the protein MSFDHVPPGKDLPHDFNVIIEIPAQSDPVKYEADKELGLLVVDRFIGTGMRYPANYGFIPQTLAGDGDPVDVLVITPFPLLAGSVVRCRALGMLNMTDESGQDAKLIAVPADKICPMTAHLKSADDVPAYLKDQIKHFFEQYKALEKGKWVKVEGWEGIEAAHKEITNGVANFNKP
- a CDS encoding heme biosynthesis protein HemY: MAIRAILWLMVLFATAVLLAIVGTHGAGQVLIVWAPYRIDISLNLFVAALVVSFIVFYIVVRSIRAVLRMPERVAAYRARVRLANAHQALREAIGSLYAGRFSRAEKAAREASAFDANKAPAGLIGAAAAHRMREFARRDEWLVQVSGNDWQEARLMASAELRADARDADGALAALTEMRAQGGRRIHALQIALRAQQQLKNWAEVLKLVKTLEKREAIHPAVSVHLKQLAAEHLLRDQRHNPDALLQLWQSLSAAERQSPRIADLAAELLIELNRPADARRIVEEALAHHWDPRLLRRYADCADDDPLPLIQRAEAWQKERQEDPDLSFTLGRLCLQQKLWGKAQAFLEQALKLAADNEPLKIRAHRTLARLHEQLGNAQQAAEHYRASAMAMNVV